A window of Mycolicibacterium holsaticum DSM 44478 = JCM 12374 genomic DNA:
GCGCGGTGGTGCGGGTGGCCGACGGGTTCTGACGCCCGTCGCACAATTTGACGATCGGCAGGGGTTTGGCCCAGACGTAAAGATCCCCGGCGCTCGGAGACCGAGCTGCCGGGGACCTTCGCGTGTCGAACTGCTAGGCGGCGCCGAGGTGGCTCTGCAGGTCAGGCTTCATCGCCTGCAGCTGCTGACCCCAGTACTCCCAGCTGTGGGTGCCGTACGGCGGGAAGTTGAAGACGCCGTTGTTGCCGCCCGCGGCGATGTAGTTGTCGCGGAACGTGATGTTGGTACGGATCGTCAAACCCTCGAGGAACTCGGCAGGCAGGTTCGCGCCGCCCAGCTCGTTGGGGGTGCCGTTACCGCAGTACACCCAGAGCCGGGTGCCGTTGGCGACGATCTTGGGGATCTGCACCATCGGGTCGTTGCGCTTCCACGCGCTGTTGGGATCTTCGGTGGGGCCCCACATGTCGTTGGCCTTGAAGCCACCGGCGTCGCCCATCGCCATGTTGATCAGGAACGGCCACTGCCCCTCGGACGGGTTGAGGAACGCCGACAACGCCCCGGCGTAGATGAACTGGTCGGGGTGGTAGACCGAGAGGATGATCGCCGAGTTGCCCGACATCGACAGCCCGACTGCGGCGTTGCCGGTGGTCGAGATGCCCCGGTTGGCCGACAGCCACTGCGGCAGCTCATTGGTCAGGAAGGTTTCCCACTTGTAGGTCTGGCAGCCGTTGTTACCGCAGGCCGGGCGGTACCAGTCGCTGTAGAAGCTGGACTGCCCGCCGACCGGCATGACGACCGCGAGGCCCGAGTCGTAGTACCACTCGAACGCCTGGGTCTCCATGTCCCAACCGTTGTAGTCGTCGCGGGCGCGCAGACCGTCGAGCATGTACACCGCATGCGGTCCGCCGGGCTGGAACTGGACCTTGATGTCCCGCCCCATCGATGGTGACGGCACCATCAGATATTCGACCGGCAAGCCCGGCCGGGAGAATGCCCCAGCGGTGGCGGAGTTTCCGGTGAGGCCGACCACGCCGGGCAGCACAGCCGCAGTTACGGCGGCCACCGCAAATCGACGGGCCCAGGGGCCACGGATCTTGTCAATGAAGCTCATACTGCAATTCCATCCATTTCCGGTATGCCGGTTAACACGCCATTCCCCGCGATCGAGCGATCGCCATCGACGGCGCAGCGATGTCTTGACTGCGTCGTCGTGCCCGCTCGACTGACCCGGGGCCGTCGAGCGGACCGAGAAACTTCAGTTGTCGCGTGTGCAGTAAAACACGCGACCCGGATGTGATAAAGCCCGACCGGCCGCGACGGCCGGTTTCGTGCGCGAACCGACACCGTCCGCGCGGCGAGGGCAAGGACGTGCTCGACGTGACCGCGAGCCTGCGGTGCGGGCCGTAGGCTGCGCTTCATGGCAAAGGAGCGCGCGCCGCGGCTGTCGGTGGACAGCTGGATCGAGACCGGCTACACGATCCTGGCCGAAGAAGGGATCAAGGCGCTGAAGCTGGACCGGTTGTGCGAGCGTGTCGGGGCCACGAAAGGCAGCTTCTACTGGCATTTCGCGGATATGGCCAGCTATCGCGCAGCGCTGGTGCAAGCGTGGGGCGAGTTGCGCGACGAGGACCGCCGGTTCTTCGCCGAGGCCGGCGACATGCCGCCGCGGGCACGGCTCTCGCAAATGATGACGTCACTGCTGACAGCGCGGCACTGGACGCTGGAGCGGGCCATGCGGGAGTGGGCCCGCACCGACCCGGCGGTGGCGGCCAGTGTGCGCGCATCTGATCAGCGTGTGGTGGACGCGGTGCGCCAGGCGTTTCTCGACTACGGGTTCGATCCCGAAGAAGCCGACCTGCGCGCCAACGCCACCTTCGCCGCCGGTATCGGGTTTCTGCACCTGTCCGGTCGCCAGCCCAGCCCCCGGGCCGCCGACCAGCGGGAACGGTTCCTCGAAATCATGTTGCGGAGTTGACCCGCGTTCGGTCGAACGTTCCTTCCGCGCGGAATCTGGGCGATCTTCGAGTGGTAAGGAACGTTCGCGCCGAGGACCCTGACTGACCATACAAAAAAGTATGGTAGCGTCCGGCGGCATGCCACCGGTTTCCGCCGCCGACGCCATCACCAGCGACTTCGTCGCCAAACTCGCCGACCGCGCCGGGGAGGCCGAGCGGCTGCGGCGGCTGCCCGCGCAGACGGTCAGCGAGTTCACCTCGTCGGGATTCACCGAGTTGCTGGTGCCCGCGCGCTTCGGCGGCGAACAAGCGGCGTTTCCGTCGATCCTGGACCCGGTCCGGCGGATGGCGCACGGATGCGCCTCGAGCGCGTGGACGATCGGCTTCTACGCCCTGCACAACTGGATGCTGGCGCTGTTCGACGAGCGCGCGCAACAGGAGGCCTTCGCGACGCGCCCGTTCCTGGCGCCCGCTCCCCTGGCCCCCACCGGACGCGGCGTGCCCGCGCCAGGGGGCGTGCGCCTGACCGGCCGATGGTCGTGGGCGACAGGCGTGATGGACGGCAACTGGATCATCGTCGGCGCACTGTGCGGACCCGACGACGCGATCTATCCCGCGCTGGCGCTGCTGCCCATCGATGCGGTGACCATCGAGGACGTCTGGCACACCGACGGCATGCGCGCCACCGGCTCCAATGACGTTCTGATCGCCGACGCGTTCGTGCCCGAGCACCGCCTCGTGCGGGTGGTCGACATCTACACCGGCACCGCACCCGGCGCCGCCCTGCACGACGCCGACACCTACCGGTGGCCCATGGTGCCCGCGCTGGCCCTGCTGGCGGCGATGCCCGCACTGGGCAGCGCCGAACGTGCCGCCGAGATCTACGCCGCGCGGCTGTCGGAACGCGTGTTGGCCTACGAGGGCCTGGTGCAGAAGGACAAGCCGATCGCGCAGGCCCGCCTCGCCGAGGCCGAGGTGCGGTTGCGCGCACTGCGCGCGCTGCTGGCCGACACGGTCGGCGAGATCCAGGCCGCCGTCGCCGCCGGCGACGAGATCGCGCGACCGAAGCGGGCAGCGGCGCGCCTGGCCGCCGCGCACATCGTGGCCGAATCGCGGGCGGTGGTCGGCCTGCTCCTGGAGGCGTCGGGCGCCAGCGCCCACTTCGTCGACAACCCGCTGCAGCGCATCCGTCGCGACGTCGACGTGATCGCTGGACACGTGGTGTTCGACTATGACACCAGCCGCGAACTCGCCGGGGCCCTCAGACTTGGTATGAAAGTGTCACGCACCGCAATGGTCTAAACGAAGGAAAGCCATGTCTGATGACCTACGCGACCGGATCACCAAACTGTTCCAGAAGAACGTCGCCAACCGGTTGACCCGACTGCTGCCCTTCCAAACCATGCTGGAGACCACCGGACGCAAGACCGGTGAGCCGCGGCGCACCCCGTTGGGCGGCAGTCGGGTCGGCGACGAGTTCTGGTTCGTCTCGGAGTTCGGCGAGAAGTCGCACTACATCCGCAACATCAAAGCCAACCCCAACGTGCGGGTGCGGCTGAATGGCCGCTGGCACAACGGCGTTGCGCACCTGATGCCCGACGACGACCCGCATGAGCGGCTGCGGTCGCTGCCCCAGTTCAACAGCATGGGCGTGCGCACGTTCGGCACGAACCTGCTCACCGTGCGCGTCGACCTGACCGATTGACCAACGGCCAGAAGTAAAACTAAAGTCAGTTTTAGTTCTATTCGGTCCACGTCGAGGGAGTCGCCATGGAATCATTCGTCCACCTGCGCAAAGGCCGAACACCGCGGCGGTTGCACGCCGACCTGGACGGGCTGAAGGACGACGAGCTCGGCCGTGGCGGGTTCACCGGCCGCACGGCGAACATGTATCGCCGCAACGATCCCACCGCCTACCGCAGCAACGGGCCGCTGCGACCCCTCGACGTGCTGTCCAGCGAGCTCAAACCCAGCGACGCCACCGACGCGGCGGGCGGGCCGCTGCTGTTGTTCTCCAACCCCGACTGCCGGGTCTCGCTGAGCCGGCGCGCCGAGGCCATGCCGTTCTACACCCGCCACGTCGACGGCGATCTGCTGTGCTTCGTGCACGCCGGAAGCGGGCTGCTGGAGACCGAGTTCGGGCCGCTGGCCTATCGCAGCGGCGACTGGGTGTATCTGCCCAAGGCGTGCACATGGCGGCACGTCCCCGACGCCGAGACCACCATGCTGATGGTGGAGGCCACCGACGAATTCCGCGTCCCGCCACCGGGTCAGCTCGGACGTCACTTTCCGTTCGACCCATCCCAGGCCACTCTCCCCGAGCCCGCGCCGATGGACGACGGGGCCGGCCCGACGGTCGACGGCCAGTACGAGGTTCGGCTGATCCACCCGTCAGTTCCCGGCGGCCCGACATCGCTTTTCTACCAACATCATCCGATCGACGTCGAAGGGTGGCGCGGTGACAACTTCGCGTTCACCTTCAACATCGAGGACTACAACGTGGTCACCTCCGACAGCGTGCACCTGCCGCCGACCGTGCATCTGTTCATGGAGGCCACCGGTGTCTACGTGATGAACTTCCTGCCCAAACCGGCCGAGAGCGTGCCAGGCACCGAACGCACGCCGTGGTATCACCGCAACGTCGACTACGACGAGATCGCGTTCTTCCACGGCGGGTCGCTGTACGGTACCCCGATGCCGCCGGGGCTGATTTCGCATGCGCCACAAGGTGTTCACCACGGCGCGCCAGAGAAGGCCCGCGAACGCGCGCGGCGCAAGTTCGACGACTACGACAGGGTGGACTGGTCGGTGATCGCCGTGGATACCAGGCGCCGGCTGGTCCCGTCGGCCGAAGTTCTCGCCAACGACCTCGGGCAGCACTGATGAGCGCTTGCGCGAAGAAGCGAGGGCACTGATGACGACCGCCGTGAAGCACGAGTATGACCGCATCCCCTATCTCGTTGCCTACCAGAACACTTCGGGTGTACGTGACGTCTACGGTGGTGTGGCGGAGCTGGTGGTGCTGGAAAGCCACCTGCTGCGACCCAAGGACAAGCCTTCCGACACCGTGCTGGTGTTCATGCACCCGATCGGCGGCGGCGCGTACCTGCCGATGATGAACGCGTTGGCTCGCGCCGGTCACCACGTCATCTACTGCAACAGCCGGTTCCGCGGCACCGACTCGGCGCTGCTGATGGAAAAGGTCATCGAGGACCTCGGCGAGTGCATCAAGGATGCCAAGAACCGGCTGGGCTACGAGAAGGTGGTGCTGGCCGGCTGGAGCGGCGGCGGTTCGCTGTCGGTTTTCTACCAGCAGCAGGCCCAGCACCCCACGGTGACGGCCAGCCCGTCAGGTGACGGTCCTGACCTGACGAAGCTCGGCCTGATCCCCGCCGACGGGCTGATGCTGCTGGCCGCCCATATCAGCCGCCACGGCACCATGACCGAGTGGCTCGACGCGTCGATCCTCGACGAGTCCGATCCATCCAAGCGCGATCCAGAACTGGACCTGTACAACCCGGACAACCCGAACCAACCGCCCTACACCGAGGAGTTCCTGGCCCGCTACCGGCAGGCGCAGATCGACCGCAACCGTCGAATCACCAAGTGGGTCAAAGAAAAACTCGCCGAGCTCAAGGCGGCCGGGCGGCCCGATGACGAGTTCGCGTTCGTCGTGCACGGCACCATGGCAGACCCGCGCTGGCTGGACCCGGCCGTCGACCCCAACGAACGCAAACCCGGAACCTGCTACCTGGGTGACCCGCAGGTGGTGAACAACTCCCCCGTCGGCCTGGCCCGGTTCTGCACCCTGCGCAGCTGGCTGTCGCAGTGGAGCTACGACGACGCCAACGGCGACGCCGTGCAGTGCGGGCCCGACGTCGCGGTGCCGACGCTGGTCATCGGCAACCTCGCCGACGACGCCTGCACACCGAGCCACACCCACAGGCTCTACGAGGCGATCGGGCATCATGACAAGGAGATGCACGAGATCCCGGGCGCGAACCACTACTACGCCGGCGCCGACCAGCGCGACAAGCTGCGCGAGGCGGTCGGCGTCGTGACCGACTGGCTGCACAGGCACGGCTTCTCGCTATGAGCGTGACTGGTCCGCTGTACGGCATCCGCGTCATCGAGGTCGGCACGCTGATCTCCGGGCCGTTCGCCGGGCGCCTGCTCGGCGACATGGGCGCCGAGGTGGTCAAAATCGAACCGCCGGGCGCGCCGGACCCACTGCGCACCTGGGGACAGGCCGAGCTCGACGGGCACCACTTCTTCTGGACGGTGCACGCGCGCAACAAGAAAGCGGTGACGCTGAACCTGCGGGTGCCGGCCGGCCGGGCGCTGTTTCTCGACCTGGTCGAGCGCTCCGACGTCATCGTGGAGAATTTCCGGCCCGGCACGCTGGAGAAGTGGGACCTCGGCTACGACGTCCTGCGCGAACGTAACCGCGGCATCATCCTGGTCCGCGTCTCCGGCTACGGGCAGACCGGTCCCGAAGCCCACAAGGCCGGCTACGCCTCGGTGGCCGAGGCGGCCAGCGGCCTGCGGCACATGAACGGCTTTCCCGGCGGTCCGCCGCCGCGGCTGGCGCTCTCGCTCGGTGACAGCCTGGCGGGCATGTTCGCCGCGCAGGGCGCGCTGGCCGCGCTGTACCGCCGCTCGGTCACCGGCGAAGGCCAGGTCGTCGATGCCGCGCTGACCGAGGCGTGTCTGGCCGTTCAGGAATCCACCATCCCCGACTACGACGTCGGCGGCGTGGTGCGTGGCCCGTCGGGGACCCGGCTGGAGGGCATCGCGCCGTCGAACATCTACCGCAGCGCCGACGGCAGCTGGGTCGTGATTGCCGCGAACCAGGACACCGTGTTCCGCCGGCTGTGCGCGGCGATGGGCCGTCCCGAACTGGCCACCGACGACCGGTTCGCCGACCACGGGGCCCGCGGCCGCAACCAGGACGAGCTGGACAAGATCATCGGCGACTGGGCGGCGGACAGAGCACCCCAGGACATCATCGAAACCCTCAGCGCGGCAGGGGTGATCGCCGGACCCATCAACACCGTCGCCGAGGTTGTCGAGGACCCGCAGCTGCGGGCGCGCGGAATGCTGGTCGAGCACTGGGACGAACGGGTCGAGCGTTCCGTGCTGGGGCCCGGCGTGGTGCCGGTGCTGTCGCAGACCCCGGGCACCGTGCGCAGCGCCGGCCCGGCCGCCCCCGGTCAGCACAACGACGAGATCTACCGCGGCCTGCTGGGTAAGTCCGCCGACGAACTCGACGCGCTGCGGTCGGAAGGAGTGCTGTGAGCAAGCTACCTGCACATGTCGACATCCGCGACGTCTCACTGCGCGACGGCCTGCAAATCGAAGCACCGATTCCGTTGGCGGCCAAGCTCGAACTGCTGGCCGCCGTGGCAGCGACCGGTGTCCGGGAAATGGAGGCCACGGCGTTCGTGTCGCCGACCAAAGTCCCCGCGCTGGCGGATGCGGCCGAACTCGCCGCGGAGTTGCACAACTTCCCCGGCATCGAGTTCTCCGCCCTGGTCGCCAGCCCCAACGGCGCCAAGCGGGCGATCGCGGCCGGGCTGTCGTCCATCGAATACGTGGTGTCAGCTGCCGACGGGCACAGCCGCGCCAACGTCGGACGCAGTACGGCCGAGGCCACCGCGCAGATTTCGGAGATCGTCGCGATCGCCCACGACAGCGCGGTGTCCGTCGAGGTCATCATCGCCACCGCGTGGGACTGCCCGTTCGACGGTCCGACCCCGCCGCAGCGCGTCGTCGACATCGTCAGCGCGGCCGGCGAAGCCGGGGTGGATCGGCTTGCGATCGCCGACACCATCGGCACCACCACCCCGCGGCGGGTCAGCGAGCTCATCGACCGGATCCGCCCCCTGGTCGGTGACCGCCCCCTCGGCGCGCACTTCCACAACACCCGCGGCGCCGGGCTGGCCAGCGCGTACGCCGCCGTCAGCGCCGGGGTGAGCAGGCTCGACGCGTCCTCCGGCGGGCTCGGCGGCTGCCCCTTCGCCCCTGGCGCGAGCGGGAACATCGCCACCGAGGATCTGGTGTACCTGTTGCGCGACAGCGGGATCCACGTCGACATCGACCTGCCGGCCGCGATCGCCGCCGCGGGTGTGGCGCAGCGCGTCGTCGGCCATGAGCTGCCCAGCTCCCTGCTGCGCGCCGGCGACCGGATACTGGGCTGAGGCCGACGTGCCCACGGGACCGTCTGCCACGCTCAGCGCCAAGGGCCGCCAGACGCGCGAGGCCATCGAGCTGGCGGCCCGGAAGTTGTTCGCCGAACGCGGGTTTCACGGCACGACGCTGAGCGATATCACGTCGGCGGCAGGCAAGTCACCGGCGGTGTTCTACCGCTACTTCACCGACAAGGAAGACCTGTTGGCCACGCTGGCCGAGTCTTTCCTGCATGACGTGGTGGCCCCGTCGGGGTCCACCCTGGCGCTGCCCGAATCACCGGATGACGACGCGTTCTTCCGCTCCGTGGTGACCGGCTACTGGAACATGTTCAAGCAGAACATCGGCATCATGATCGCGGTGGCCCAGCTGGCCGCCACCCAGCCGCGGTTCGCCGTCGTGCAGAACGAGTTTCGCCGGCTCGGGATGGACATCGTCGCCGCCTCCGTGCGGCGCGCCCAAACGCAGGGCTACGGCGAGGACCTCAACCCCGAACACACCGCCGCGGCCATCGCGCTGCTGTTCGAGAACTTCACCACCGTCTTCGTCGGCACATCGGGTCTGGACCTCGAGATCGGCGACGAGGACGCGATCGCCACCCTGTCGAAGATCTGGAAGAAGACGCTGTATGGCACCTAGCTCAAGGCTGCCCAGCGCGCGGTCCGCGGGTAGACCCGTGAACAACCGCGCGCTCGACGAGATACCGGAAAGGAATCATCGTGGATTTCACCCTCCCCCACCACCTTCAGACGCTGCTCGACGAGATGGATGCGTTCATCGAGGCCGAGATCAAGCCGCTGGAACGCGAGCACATCCAGTACTTCGACCATCGCCGCGAGCACGCGCGCACCGACTGGGACAACGGCGGCATCCCCAGGCGCGAGTGGGAGGACCTGCTTTCTGAGATGCGGCGCCGCGCCGACAAGGCCGGCTGGTTGCGCTACGGCCTGCCCTCGCAGTTCGGCGGCCGCGACGGCACCAATCTGGACATGGCGGTGATCCGGGAACATCTGGCGCACAAGGGGCTTGGGCTGCACAACGACCTACAGGACGAGTCGTCGATCGTCGGCAACTTCCCGCAGGTCATCATGATGGATCGGTTCGGCACCGAGGACCAGAAGAGGGACTGGACCGACGCATTGATCACCGGTGAGCGGTCGATGGCGTTCGGGCTCACCGAGCCGAACCACGGCTCGGACGCCACCTGGATGGAAACCCGCGCGGTGCGCGACGGTGACAGCTGGATCATCAACGGCGCCAAGCGGTTCAACACCGGTGTCCATCGCGCCACCCACGACCTGGTGTTCGCCCGCACCTCGGGTGAAGACGGTCAGGGGCGCGGCATCACGGCGTTCCTCGTCCCGACCGACACACCGGGCTTCACCGTGCCGTACTACTGGTGGACGTTCAACATGCCGACCGACCACGGCGAGGTCGAGCTCAAGGATGTCCGCGTGCCCGGCGACGCCGTACTCGGCGAGGTGGACCGGGGACTGGAAGTCGGTCAGACGTTCTTGCACGAGAACAGGATTCGGCAGGCCGCCAGCAGCCTGGGCGCCGCCCAGTACTGCATCGACCGGGCGGTGGCCTACGCCAGCGAGCGCAAGGTCTTCGGCAAACCGCTTTCGGTGAACCAGGCGGTGCAGTGGCCGCTGGTCGAGCTGCAGACCGAGGCGCAGATGGTGCGGCTGCTGGTCCGCTACGCCGCCACCGAGTTGGACCGCAACCACCACATGGAGGTGTCCGACAAGGTGTCGATGGCCAACTACCGCGCCAACCGGCTGGTGTGCGAGGCCGCCGACCGTGCGATGCAGGTGTTCGGCGGCGTCGGTTACAGCAGGCACGAGCCGTTCGAACACATCTACCGGCATCATCGCCGCTACCGCATCACCGAGGGCGCCGAGGAGATCCAGATCCGCCGGGTTGCCCAGCGGCTGTTCGGATTCGGTAAGCGTTGAGCGCGAAGCTGGCCGGCGCACTGGCCGAGGTGCTCGCGCCGGTGCTCGGCACCGGCGTCGTCGTCGAGAACCTGCACCCGCTGACCGGCGGAGCCAGCCGCACGACATGGGCGTTCGACGCGGTCACCGACCGCCGCCGGGCCCTGATCCTGCGCACCGGACCACCCGATGACGTGCACGCCAGCATGGAGTTGGAAGCCGCTGTTCAACAGCGGGCCGCGGCCGCGGGAGCGCCGGTGCCGCACATTCTGGCCGCCGACAACTCCGCTGCGGGGCTGGGCAATCCCTACCTGATCTGCGACGCCATCGGCGGCGAGACGATCGTGCGCAGGATCTACCGCACTCTGGACGACGCCGGACGCGAGCGGCTGCTGAACCAGTGCGCCCACGCACTGGCCGCGATCCACCGCGCCGACTACCAGGACATCGGCGTGCCGCCGTCGGACCAACTCTCCGAGTGGCGCGACCGCCTCGACGAGATGGGCGACACCACAGCGACATTCGAGTGGGCGTTTCGATGGCTGGAGCGCAACCGGCCCGCACCGACGCCACAGGTGTTGGTGCACGGTGACTTCCGGATGGGCAACCTGATCGTCGACGACGACGGGCTGGCCGCGGTGCTGGACTGGGAACTCGTGCACGTCGGCGAGATTTACGAGGACCTGGCCTGGTTCTGCATCCGGGCGTGGCGCTTCGGCGCCCCCGAGGAACGCGGCGCCGGCGGCCTGGGCAGTGTGGAGAGCCTGCTGTGCGCCTACGAGTCGGCAGCGGGGGTGACGCTGGACCGGGACACGTTCCGGTGGTGGCTGACCGTGGCCACCCTGCGCTGGGGCGTCATCTGCCGCTACCAGGCCGAACGCCACCTGTCGGGGATGACGGAGTCGGTGGAGCTCGCCGCGATCGGACGTCGGGTCAGCGAAACCGAATGGGATGTCCTCGATCTGCTGGAAGGCGGTGGCCCGCGATGAATTGGCTGTACGGCCGGCCGACCGCGGCCGAACTCGTCGCCGCCGTAGCCGGGTTCCTGGAGAACGACGTGCGCGGCGCCACCGGTCCGGACAGTGCGCTGCCCGACGCCGCCCAGCTCAACTTCCACGCCCGGGTGGCGGCCAATGTGCTGCGCATCGTCGAACGCGAACTGCTCGACACCTCCGCCGGCGAAGTCACCGCCGCGCTGGCCGGACTGGGATACCAAGACGAACCGCAGCTGGCCGCCGCGATCCGCGCCGGCGAGTTGGACGGCCGCGCCGAGGAAGTGCTGCCGGTGCTGCGCACCCTGGTCCGCCACCGCCTCGACGCCGCGCATCCCGGCTACGCCGACGGGTGATTTGTGTGCGTCAAGGAGCGATGAGCGCGCCTAAACGCACACAAATCCCTCAAAGCCGCCGGATGCGGACCCGGCCTTGTAGGCGTCGTCGAATAGCGAGAGAGTGGGTGTCACGTCCATGCCGCCAGTGTTCGACCTCAACGGCTGTTGAGGTCAAGGGAGGATCGATATGGCCGCCGACTCCAAGGTCGTCACCGAGGTCGCCAACCGCCTTTTCGACGCCATCGAAAAGGGCGACGCCGCGACCGTCGGGCAGCTGTGGAGCGACGACGTGGTGGTCTGGAAGGTCGCCGACCGCGACCGCGACAAGGACCGGGCGCTGCGGATCATCACGTGGTTCCTGGATACGACGACCGACCGTCGCTACGAGATCCTCGAGCGCAGGCTGTTCGACGGCGGGTTCGTGCAGCAGCACGTCCTGCACGCCAACGGTCGCAACGGGGCAACGATCGCCATGCGGGTCT
This region includes:
- a CDS encoding DUF6285 domain-containing protein — translated: MNWLYGRPTAAELVAAVAGFLENDVRGATGPDSALPDAAQLNFHARVAANVLRIVERELLDTSAGEVTAALAGLGYQDEPQLAAAIRAGELDGRAEEVLPVLRTLVRHRLDAAHPGYADG
- a CDS encoding nuclear transport factor 2 family protein: MAADSKVVTEVANRLFDAIEKGDAATVGQLWSDDVVVWKVADRDRDKDRALRIITWFLDTTTDRRYEILERRLFDGGFVQQHVLHANGRNGATIAMRVCIVIKVDTDGLIRRIDEYFDPAQIAPLLDATPTPERAT